The window AGGACTGATTTTGTGTACGGAGACGTAATCATCAACAGCATCCCTAACATTAATATCAAATTTGTGACGATATTCTCCGGGGAGGATGTAGTCATGTCCGCTAACGATACCACCCGGGCGTACTCTTCTGGCCCAGAGAATAATGTCTGTCATCACATAATCGTATGAGTGATCCCCATCTATGTATACAAAATCCAATGAGCCGTAGGGAATATCTTGTACCGCCTCTTCGCTAAATTTCTCAATCAGGGTAAAATCTCTGTCCTTCATTCTGCCTGCCGTTGCGTTTTTATTACGCTCATAGCGTGGTACTGTTTTATGCCGTGTTGAAGTTGGTTGATCCGCAAACGTCTCAACGCCATAGAGCTTTAACCCTGGAATACGCCTAAACATTTCTCTGGCATTTCTTGCTCTGAATACTCCTATTTCGGCGCCTACTTTGAATCCTAACTGCGCAAATAGTTCATAAAGATTTTTTCTTAACATGCCTGGAATTACTTGTGGCATATTAAGATTAGGATTCAGTCCGTATTTTTCTAAAAGATAATCGGTGGTATTCATTTGAATATATTTAAATTTGAAGTATTACTAACAACAGAAGTTCTCGGTACATTTACTAAGTCATATTCCCAATGATAAATGTTTTTAAACTTCGACCAAAGTTTTTTATATCCATAATGATGCTCTGCTTCTTCCTGTGTGTCGTGTAAAACAATATATTGGGCATGTTTTTTTAATCTTAAAGCATCTGTAGTTCTTCTTTTTGCAGTATGGTCAATTAAAACGACACTCCATTTCTTTTTGTCAAAATCCTCTTTGTCCCAGTCAGTAACAAAGTTAACCTCATGAGTCTCGGTTCTAAATTTTCTGGCAAATTTATAATACTCTTGAACATCTTCATAGGTAACTAGTTTTCTGCCTTGTTCTGCACAAAGCCAATGAAGTAGGGGGGTACTGAATAAACCAGAACCTAGCTCCAAAATAGGTCCGTCTGTATTTTGAACGGTCTTAATTAAAACTGGAAAATATGATGACCAACCTTGTCCAAATTTCATAAGAATTTACTCCTTAAATCTTTAACGTTTCCCCAATAAGGTAAATTCTTGCTGA of the Candidatus Curtissbacteria bacterium genome contains:
- a CDS encoding class I SAM-dependent methyltransferase; this encodes MNTTDYLLEKYGLNPNLNMPQVIPGMLRKNLYELFAQLGFKVGAEIGVFRARNAREMFRRIPGLKLYGVETFADQPTSTRHKTVPRYERNKNATAGRMKDRDFTLIEKFSEEAVQDIPYGSLDFVYIDGDHSYDYVMTDIILWARRVRPGGIVSGHDYILPGEYRHKFDINVRDAVDDYVSVHKISPLYLTDKTIGVNKSDKCPSWWFVKQWSR